The Aggregicoccus sp. 17bor-14 genome includes a region encoding these proteins:
- the rpsL gene encoding 30S ribosomal protein S12, translated as MPTISQLVRQGREKLNIKGKSPALKECPQKRGVCTRVYTTTPKKPNSALRKVARVRLTNGIEVTSYIPGVGHNLQEHSVVMIRGGRVKDLPGVRYHIVRGTLDSVGVAGRKQSRSKYGAKRPS; from the coding sequence GTGCCGACGATTAGCCAGCTGGTCCGTCAGGGCCGCGAGAAGCTGAACATCAAGGGCAAGTCTCCCGCCCTCAAGGAGTGCCCGCAGAAGCGCGGCGTGTGCACTCGCGTGTACACGACGACCCCGAAGAAGCCGAACTCGGCCCTTCGCAAGGTCGCCCGCGTGCGCCTCACCAACGGGATCGAGGTCACCTCGTACATCCCCGGCGTGGGCCACAACCTCCAGGAGCACTCGGTGGTCATGATCCGCGGCGGTCGCGTGAAGGACCTCCCGGGCGTTCGCTACCACATCGTGCGCGGCACCCTCGACTCCGTGGGCGTTGCCGGCCGCAAGCAGAGCCGCTCGAAGTACGGCGCCAAGCGCCCGAGCTAG
- the rpsG gene encoding 30S ribosomal protein S7, translating to MPRRRVVAKRKILPDPKFQDRLVTKFVNDLMRKGNKSIAERVCYGAFGLIEERAKEDPLKTFKKALDNVKPVLEVKSRRVGGATYQVPVEVRQDRRVALGMRWIITYAKARGEKTAMEKLAGEIMDAANNRGNAVKKREDTHKMAEANKAFAHYRW from the coding sequence ATGCCTCGTCGTCGCGTAGTCGCCAAGCGCAAGATCCTTCCCGATCCGAAGTTCCAGGATCGGCTCGTCACCAAGTTCGTCAACGACCTCATGCGCAAGGGCAACAAGTCCATCGCTGAGCGCGTGTGCTACGGCGCCTTCGGTCTCATCGAGGAGCGGGCGAAGGAAGACCCCCTCAAGACCTTCAAGAAGGCCCTGGACAACGTGAAGCCCGTGCTCGAGGTGAAGAGCCGCCGCGTCGGTGGCGCCACCTACCAGGTCCCCGTGGAGGTCCGTCAGGATCGCCGCGTGGCGCTCGGCATGCGCTGGATCATCACCTACGCGAAGGCGCGCGGTGAGAAGACGGCCATGGAGAAGCTCGCCGGCGAGATCATGGACGCGGCGAACAACCGCGGCAACGCCGTGAAGAAGCGCGAGGACACCCACAAGATGGCCGAGGCCAACAAGGCCTTCGCGCACTACCGCTGGTAG
- the rimI gene encoding ribosomal protein S18-alanine N-acetyltransferase, which translates to MRRLREGEVPSPHPTFQLRQMTHEDLPAVMAIEAVAFRNPWSLELLRRELSHDWSTILLVEEPLPEGGMRLLGFSIFWIVHDEVHILNVATAPEQRRRGVARVALEATLARGRERKCTLATLEVRRSNEAALNLYKGFGFRAVGIRPNYYVDEGEDAIVMVLDL; encoded by the coding sequence GTGAGGCGCCTGAGAGAGGGCGAGGTCCCCTCGCCGCACCCGACCTTCCAGCTGCGTCAGATGACGCACGAGGACCTGCCGGCGGTGATGGCCATCGAGGCGGTCGCCTTCCGCAACCCCTGGTCGCTCGAGCTGCTGCGGCGCGAGCTCAGCCACGACTGGTCCACCATCCTGCTCGTGGAGGAGCCGCTGCCCGAGGGGGGCATGCGCCTCCTCGGCTTCTCCATCTTCTGGATCGTCCACGACGAGGTGCACATCCTCAACGTCGCCACCGCGCCCGAGCAGCGCCGGCGCGGCGTGGCCCGCGTGGCCCTGGAGGCCACCCTGGCGCGCGGCCGGGAGCGCAAGTGCACGCTCGCCACCCTGGAGGTCCGCCGCAGCAACGAGGCCGCGCTCAACCTCTACAAGGGCTTCGGTTTCCGTGCGGTCGGAATTCGCCCCAACTACTACGTGGACGAGGGCGAGGACGCGATCGTGATGGTGCTCGACCTCTGA